A genomic window from Sphingobacterium spiritivorum includes:
- a CDS encoding sensor histidine kinase: protein MRKTLFLFYFLVFYAISQLIWWGIMLVKYEPQRKSMIIGEGMFFLLIFLWGVLRLKNNFKREHKIHQQQQNFLLAITHELKSPLASVKLYIQTILKRDLDKEQQQMFLQNSLKDIERLDDLVENVLLTTKLENRSYNLPKEEFNLTEMVESIVDRLQKNSCRSQIIKPDLDADVRLVADKFAITNVVTNLIENAIKYSPPCASVSVRLKRESGKMIFSVTDHGIGIPDEEKKNIFNKFYRVGNESTRKTKGTGLGLYIVKTVLQKHNASIKVKDNTPSGSIFEVTFDNYAG from the coding sequence ATGAGAAAGACACTTTTTCTGTTTTATTTTTTAGTGTTTTATGCCATCTCCCAGCTAATCTGGTGGGGTATTATGTTAGTGAAATACGAACCTCAGCGCAAGTCTATGATTATCGGTGAGGGCATGTTTTTTCTGCTGATATTTCTATGGGGGGTATTACGGTTGAAGAACAATTTCAAAAGAGAACATAAAATACATCAGCAACAACAAAATTTTTTGTTGGCGATTACGCATGAGTTAAAATCTCCGCTGGCATCTGTGAAACTGTATATTCAGACTATTCTGAAAAGAGATCTGGATAAGGAGCAGCAGCAGATGTTTTTACAAAATTCGCTAAAGGATATTGAGCGTCTTGATGATCTTGTAGAGAATGTATTACTGACAACTAAACTTGAGAACCGCAGTTATAATCTGCCAAAAGAGGAGTTTAATCTGACAGAGATGGTCGAATCTATCGTAGACCGTTTGCAGAAGAATTCCTGCAGATCGCAGATTATCAAACCTGATCTTGATGCAGATGTGCGTTTGGTGGCCGATAAATTTGCGATTACAAATGTCGTGACCAATCTGATTGAAAATGCGATCAAATATTCTCCGCCATGTGCGAGTGTATCTGTACGATTGAAAAGAGAGTCAGGCAAAATGATATTTTCGGTAACAGATCATGGTATCGGTATTCCGGATGAAGAAAAAAAGAATATATTTAATAAATTTTATCGTGTAGGGAATGAATCTACACGAAAAACCAAAGGCACGGGTTTGGGGTTATATATAGTGAAAACGGTTTTGCAAAAACACAATGCCAGTATTAAAGTAAAAGATAACACTCCTTCAGGGAGTATTTTTGAAGTAACATTTGACAACTATGCAGGCTAA
- a CDS encoding response regulator transcription factor, whose protein sequence is MQAKQRILLVEDEEHLLEAIKLNLELEGYRVTTATDGKKALKVFKEERFNLIILDVMIPEIDGFQVAETIRLQNSEVPIMFLTAKNSSEDRITGLKKGADDYLVKPFNLEELILRVGNLVRRGMKGDDLKELNSYTIGDKTIYFNSYELHHADGTITSLTKKETMLLKLLIERRNEAVSREQILETVWNYDVYPSTRTIDNFILTFRKYFEPDQKHPIYFHSIRGVGYKFTDNP, encoded by the coding sequence ATGCAGGCTAAACAACGCATACTTTTAGTAGAAGATGAAGAACATCTGCTGGAAGCAATCAAATTAAACCTCGAGCTAGAGGGATATCGTGTAACTACCGCTACAGACGGTAAAAAAGCACTAAAAGTTTTTAAAGAAGAGAGGTTCAACCTGATTATTCTGGATGTCATGATCCCTGAGATCGATGGCTTTCAGGTGGCTGAAACTATTCGTCTGCAAAACAGTGAAGTTCCTATTATGTTCCTGACGGCCAAAAACAGCAGTGAAGACCGTATCACAGGACTTAAAAAGGGAGCGGATGATTATCTTGTCAAACCTTTCAATCTGGAAGAACTTATCCTGCGTGTAGGAAATCTGGTTCGCAGAGGAATGAAGGGGGATGACCTGAAAGAACTGAATTCGTATACAATCGGCGATAAAACCATTTATTTTAATTCCTATGAGCTGCACCATGCAGATGGTACAATTACCTCATTGACGAAGAAAGAAACTATGCTGTTGAAATTACTGATAGAGCGTAGAAATGAGGCTGTATCGCGTGAACAGATTCTGGAAACGGTATGGAATTATGATGTGTATCCATCGACACGTACTATCGACAATTTTATTCTGACATTCCGTAAATATTTTGAGCCGGATCAGAAACACCCTATTTATTTTCATTCCATCCGAGGTGTTGGATATAAATTTACAGACAATCCATAA
- the hemE gene encoding uroporphyrinogen decarboxylase has protein sequence MNKTLQNDLFIRAAFGHQTERPPVWMMRQAGRYMPEYWEIKNKYTFLEMCKTPEIAADVTMLPVDLLDIDAAILFSDILVTPEAMGGDLSFEQGVGPRFSNPVRSWEDAEKLNAQSVDRLQYVADAIKVIQERLNGSIPLIGFAGAPFTILSYLVEGKSSRDFKLTKTLLNNDPKLAHYILQKITDLTVDYLNMQIAAGVNAVQLFDSWAMALTWNDYIEFGHAYTQQIISRINREGIPVISFARGSSVFYPIMSEAKPDVISLDWNADILNVKNNLPKGIAVQGNFDPIILYADKPVIRKKIHELFERMRGQDGFLFNLGHGIMPDMSFDHVKYAVDVIKEFRY, from the coding sequence GTGAATAAAACTTTACAAAACGATTTATTTATCAGAGCTGCTTTTGGACATCAAACCGAGCGTCCGCCAGTCTGGATGATGCGTCAGGCAGGACGTTACATGCCTGAGTATTGGGAAATCAAGAATAAATATACTTTTCTTGAGATGTGCAAAACTCCCGAAATAGCTGCAGATGTAACTATGTTGCCGGTAGACCTGCTGGATATTGATGCTGCTATTTTATTTTCGGATATTCTGGTGACTCCGGAAGCGATGGGTGGAGATTTATCTTTTGAGCAGGGGGTAGGACCTCGTTTTTCCAATCCGGTCAGAAGTTGGGAAGATGCAGAAAAACTGAATGCCCAAAGTGTAGACAGATTGCAGTATGTAGCAGATGCGATCAAAGTAATCCAGGAGCGGTTGAATGGAAGTATTCCGTTGATAGGTTTTGCCGGGGCTCCTTTTACGATCCTGAGTTATCTGGTAGAAGGTAAATCGTCAAGAGATTTTAAGCTCACTAAAACACTGTTGAATAATGATCCTAAACTGGCTCATTATATCTTACAAAAGATCACCGATCTTACTGTTGATTATCTTAATATGCAGATCGCTGCGGGTGTGAATGCCGTTCAGTTGTTTGATAGCTGGGCTATGGCATTGACCTGGAATGATTATATAGAATTTGGTCATGCTTATACACAGCAGATTATTTCCCGTATCAACAGAGAAGGTATTCCTGTTATCTCATTCGCACGCGGTAGTTCCGTTTTCTATCCTATTATGAGTGAAGCAAAACCGGATGTTATATCATTAGACTGGAATGCGGATATTCTGAATGTAAAAAATAATCTGCCAAAAGGAATTGCAGTTCAGGGAAATTTTGATCCGATTATTCTGTATGCAGATAAACCTGTAATCAGGAAAAAAATACATGAACTGTTCGAACGTATGAGAGGACAGGATGGCTTTTTGTTCAATCTGGGACATGGTATTATGCCGGATATGTCTTTTGATCATGTCAAATACGCTGTGGATGTAATTAAAGAATTCAGATACTAA
- a CDS encoding CopD family protein, translating into MVYLYAKAIHIIFVVCWMAGLFYIVRLFIYHIEAKRKSAEEYTILHKQFVIMESKLWWIITTPAMYLTIAAGALMLYLSPSWLQMGWMHVKLLFVAGLVVYHFICQRIMRQLAAETCTWSSTNLRLWNELATLFLFAIVFTIVLKSAINWIFGVVGLVGLSVVLMMAVKLYKKYRKS; encoded by the coding sequence ATGGTTTATTTATACGCTAAAGCGATTCATATTATTTTTGTCGTATGCTGGATGGCCGGATTGTTTTATATCGTCCGGTTGTTTATCTATCATATAGAAGCCAAGCGTAAATCTGCCGAGGAATATACGATACTGCACAAGCAGTTTGTTATTATGGAATCGAAGTTGTGGTGGATCATCACGACACCAGCCATGTACCTGACTATCGCCGCTGGTGCGCTCATGCTCTATCTCAGTCCGTCGTGGCTGCAAATGGGCTGGATGCATGTCAAACTGCTGTTTGTAGCAGGGCTCGTCGTTTACCATTTTATATGTCAGAGGATTATGCGTCAGTTAGCTGCCGAAACCTGTACATGGTCTTCCACCAATCTGCGTTTATGGAATGAACTGGCTACTCTTTTTCTTTTTGCCATTGTGTTTACGATTGTACTCAAGTCTGCTATCAACTGGATCTTTGGAGTAGTGGGACTGGTCGGATTGTCTGTTGTACTGATGATGGCTGTCAAACTGTATAAGAAGTATAGAAAATCTTAA
- a CDS encoding DUF4476 domain-containing protein: MIIRKLFFSLIAFLCLTSAFAQTPNSTNGVFSVFSEREPFILYLNNVRYNDQYSTAVRIERLEKRSYDVRLEFKNRRLASIVSYNFRPTDEDGYFMDKMYLVRYSRVGRPELRLFAMFPVEFRMPDQRSFDTYDFGYPNDPVFVDPGEGEYSQRVMTADELKDAIRVVNRQGFDSDKAKVASMIAQKNSMTVKQIGQVLDLFSFDDGKLTFARAAYATCYDRRNYHTLLDKLVFSDSKEKLMSFINSSK, from the coding sequence ATGATTATTCGTAAACTCTTTTTTAGCCTTATTGCATTTCTTTGCCTGACAAGTGCTTTCGCTCAGACCCCTAATTCTACGAATGGTGTATTCAGCGTTTTTTCGGAGCGGGAGCCTTTTATTTTATATCTTAATAATGTTCGTTACAACGATCAGTATAGCACTGCAGTACGTATTGAACGATTAGAAAAGAGATCCTACGATGTACGTCTGGAATTCAAAAACAGAAGACTGGCGAGTATCGTCTCCTACAATTTCAGACCTACAGATGAAGACGGTTATTTTATGGATAAAATGTACCTCGTGCGTTATTCCAGAGTCGGAAGACCGGAGTTAAGGTTGTTTGCGATGTTTCCTGTAGAATTCAGAATGCCGGATCAGCGTAGTTTTGATACCTATGATTTTGGTTATCCTAATGATCCTGTTTTTGTTGATCCCGGAGAAGGAGAATATAGCCAAAGAGTCATGACAGCCGACGAGTTAAAGGATGCAATACGTGTTGTCAATCGGCAGGGCTTTGATAGTGACAAAGCCAAGGTAGCCTCTATGATCGCACAGAAAAACAGTATGACCGTAAAGCAGATCGGTCAGGTACTGGATTTATTTTCGTTTGATGATGGTAAACTGACATTTGCCCGGGCAGCTTATGCTACTTGTTATGACCGTAGAAATTATCATACATTACTGGACAAACTTGTCTTTTCAGATAGCAAAGAAAAGCTAATGTCGTTTATCAATTCTTCCAAATAA
- a CDS encoding NAD-dependent succinate-semialdehyde dehydrogenase, translated as MKNSLLINKAYINGKFVSGTKTFDVINPATGKIIDTLPDLSVKECTKAIVAAEKAWLSWRDVPAGERSALIRKWYELILENKKALAEIMTLESGKPLQESLTEVDYGNSFVEWFAEEAKRAYGETIPSSKKGMHLMTIKQGIGVVAAITPWNFPLAMVTRKVAPALAAGCTVILKPASQTPFTAIAIAKLAEEAGLPKGVINVITGKDSAGIGKELATHKSIRKLSFTGSTEVGKTLMEQSASNIKKLSMELGGNAPFIVFDDADIDAAVQGAIAAKFRNSGQTCVSVNRFYIQDSVYDTFSKKLTQAVKGLKVGNGLDKGVQVGPLINAKGLEKVELHVADATKRGAKIAAGGKHIDGLFFEPTVLTHVPTDALIAHEETFGPVCALFRFTTEEEVITLANDTEFGLASYFYSQQLNRCLRVAERLEAGMVGINVGLISNAAAPFGGVKESGVGREGSRYGLDEYMEIKYLCFGV; from the coding sequence ATGAAAAACTCATTATTGATTAACAAAGCATATATCAACGGTAAATTCGTTTCCGGTACAAAAACATTTGATGTCATTAATCCTGCAACCGGAAAGATTATCGACACGCTGCCTGATCTTTCGGTCAAAGAATGTACGAAAGCAATCGTTGCAGCAGAAAAAGCCTGGTTATCCTGGCGTGATGTACCTGCGGGAGAACGTTCTGCCCTGATCCGGAAGTGGTATGAGCTGATCCTCGAAAATAAAAAAGCTCTTGCTGAGATTATGACACTGGAGAGCGGAAAACCTTTACAGGAGTCTCTTACGGAAGTAGATTATGGCAACTCATTCGTCGAGTGGTTTGCTGAAGAAGCCAAACGCGCTTACGGAGAAACCATCCCCTCTTCAAAAAAAGGAATGCACCTGATGACCATCAAACAGGGAATAGGAGTTGTGGCTGCTATTACTCCATGGAATTTCCCTTTAGCAATGGTGACCCGTAAAGTAGCGCCCGCACTGGCTGCAGGTTGCACGGTCATATTAAAACCGGCATCTCAAACTCCTTTTACAGCAATCGCTATTGCAAAGCTGGCGGAAGAAGCGGGACTGCCTAAAGGCGTTATCAATGTCATCACCGGTAAGGATAGTGCAGGTATCGGTAAAGAACTGGCAACTCATAAAAGTATCCGGAAATTATCTTTCACGGGCTCTACCGAAGTCGGAAAAACGCTAATGGAACAATCCGCTTCGAATATCAAAAAACTTTCTATGGAATTAGGTGGTAACGCACCTTTCATAGTGTTTGATGATGCAGATATAGACGCTGCTGTACAGGGAGCGATCGCAGCAAAATTCAGAAATTCAGGTCAGACCTGTGTGTCTGTTAACAGGTTTTATATTCAGGATAGTGTGTATGATACTTTTTCAAAAAAACTCACGCAAGCTGTAAAGGGACTAAAAGTAGGAAACGGTTTGGACAAAGGGGTTCAGGTCGGTCCGCTAATCAATGCAAAAGGACTTGAAAAGGTAGAGCTACATGTAGCTGATGCAACAAAACGGGGAGCTAAAATTGCTGCCGGAGGAAAGCATATAGACGGATTATTCTTTGAACCTACAGTACTGACTCATGTCCCGACAGATGCACTGATCGCACATGAAGAAACATTTGGACCGGTATGTGCTCTTTTCAGATTTACGACAGAAGAAGAAGTTATCACATTGGCTAACGATACAGAATTCGGACTGGCTTCTTATTTTTACAGTCAGCAGTTGAATCGCTGTTTACGTGTCGCAGAAAGATTGGAGGCAGGTATGGTGGGTATTAATGTAGGATTGATATCCAATGCAGCAGCTCCTTTTGGCGGAGTCAAAGAATCCGGGGTAGGTCGCGAAGGTTCCAGATACGGATTGGATGAGTATATGGAAATCAAATATTTATGTTTTGGCGTGTAA
- a CDS encoding thiol-disulfide oxidoreductase DCC family protein yields the protein MLHTKNIVLFDGICNVCNGTVNFIMKHDKQHKFYFSSLQSPLGQQVQQQTGHQLDSILYIRQNKIWNKSNAVLYIAKDLGFPWSLCFIFKPLPTSLRDRCYDFIARNRYKWFGKREQCRIPTAEERQHFI from the coding sequence ATGCTACATACTAAAAATATCGTTTTATTCGATGGCATCTGTAATGTCTGCAATGGCACGGTGAATTTTATTATGAAGCACGACAAGCAGCATAAATTTTATTTTTCATCGCTGCAATCCCCTCTTGGTCAGCAAGTGCAGCAACAAACCGGACATCAGCTGGACTCCATCCTCTACATCAGACAAAACAAAATTTGGAATAAAAGTAATGCTGTGCTTTATATCGCTAAGGATCTGGGATTTCCCTGGTCTCTTTGCTTTATTTTCAAGCCACTGCCAACTTCTTTACGCGATCGTTGTTATGACTTTATAGCACGCAACAGATACAAATGGTTCGGCAAAAGAGAACAGTGCAGGATTCCGACTGCTGAGGAACGTCAGCATTTTATCTGA
- a CDS encoding response regulator transcription factor: MQILLVEDDARISDFIVKGLEENGFNVQLCVSAEEAREVVFEHSFDVIIMDVMLPGIDGIQLTKMIRYKKNLTPILMLSALNEAEDKIAALDSGADDFLVKPFHFKELISRINALTRRTKYQKQEVLSNSLVIQNLKIDRDKYAVYQDGEKIELSPKEFKLLLYLAENTDKVVSRTMVLNAVWGINFDNNTNVVDVYISYLRNKIDESKHQFILTVKGTGYMFQG, translated from the coding sequence ATGCAGATATTACTTGTAGAAGATGATGCCCGGATCAGTGATTTTATTGTCAAAGGACTGGAAGAGAACGGATTTAATGTACAACTGTGTGTATCTGCTGAAGAGGCACGTGAAGTCGTTTTCGAACATAGCTTTGATGTTATTATTATGGATGTAATGCTGCCCGGTATTGATGGTATCCAGCTTACGAAAATGATCCGTTATAAAAAGAATCTGACGCCTATACTGATGTTGAGTGCATTGAATGAAGCCGAAGACAAGATTGCTGCTCTGGATAGTGGAGCCGATGATTTTCTGGTGAAACCCTTTCATTTCAAAGAACTTATTTCCCGTATCAATGCATTGACACGAAGAACGAAATACCAAAAACAGGAAGTATTGAGTAACAGTCTTGTCATCCAGAATTTAAAGATCGATCGGGATAAATATGCGGTATATCAGGATGGTGAGAAAATTGAGCTTTCTCCAAAAGAGTTCAAATTATTATTATACCTGGCAGAGAATACTGATAAAGTAGTTTCACGCACAATGGTCTTAAATGCGGTATGGGGAATCAATTTTGATAATAATACCAATGTGGTAGATGTATATATATCATATCTGCGCAACAAAATAGATGAAAGTAAACATCAATTCATTCTGACTGTAAAAGGTACAGGATATATGTTTCAGGGATAA
- a CDS encoding sensor histidine kinase: MNLRNRLAFITSLIFGVIFSVAAILIYWTFYKSSERSVFKELEKTCLITGIYYLEKDEQSGEKHNEFKIQFENLIHRSRVAIYDATGKVRFGDLMHDQNISADRLNQLKKSKKISFQSTNHFYYGMYYPDNQGDFYVFVKEQNSEFENQINRLLAILVVVLLAAWTSIVVLAKVLSKIAYRPIKRVVEEVRNKEIATIHQPISSIDSGDELQELVDTYNALLSRVSETFAIQKNFVSYVSHEFRTPLTAISGTLEVFSQKERSPEEYQRATRIALENVDALEDILNNMLILTEARNSTDFFQQFRLDEVVWDIVSQCQEEYLAQIDVDLQVRNPDVLNVKGNEVLIQLSILNIVENAIKYSGNKPVLIRLEQVNERLNLSVIDQGIGISAHDLPLIIQTFYRGKNIGATKGSGIGLSLASVIFKQHKVDFHIESNSQGTTVQLLFPSIL, translated from the coding sequence ATGAATTTAAGAAACAGATTAGCATTTATTACTTCACTGATATTCGGTGTGATCTTCTCTGTGGCTGCAATTCTTATTTACTGGACATTTTATAAATCATCTGAACGTTCCGTCTTCAAGGAACTGGAGAAAACCTGTCTTATCACGGGTATCTATTATCTGGAAAAAGATGAACAGTCAGGAGAAAAGCATAATGAGTTTAAAATTCAGTTTGAAAACCTGATCCATCGCTCCCGTGTAGCCATTTATGACGCTACAGGTAAAGTCCGGTTCGGAGACCTTATGCATGATCAAAACATATCAGCAGACAGGCTGAATCAATTGAAAAAAAGCAAAAAGATTTCTTTCCAATCCACTAATCATTTCTACTATGGCATGTATTATCCGGACAATCAGGGTGATTTTTATGTCTTTGTGAAAGAACAGAATTCGGAGTTTGAAAATCAGATCAACAGACTCCTGGCTATTTTGGTAGTGGTACTGCTGGCAGCCTGGACAAGTATAGTCGTACTGGCTAAGGTGCTGAGTAAGATTGCTTACAGGCCGATAAAAAGGGTGGTGGAAGAAGTGCGTAATAAAGAGATAGCTACTATTCATCAGCCGATTTCTTCTATAGATTCGGGAGATGAGCTTCAGGAATTGGTAGACACCTACAATGCGTTGTTGAGTAGAGTTTCCGAGACCTTTGCAATCCAGAAAAATTTTGTCAGTTATGTTTCGCACGAATTCAGAACACCACTGACCGCTATATCCGGAACACTGGAAGTTTTTTCCCAGAAGGAACGAAGTCCGGAGGAATATCAGCGGGCTACCCGTATTGCACTTGAAAATGTAGATGCTTTGGAAGATATTCTCAATAATATGCTGATCCTGACGGAAGCACGAAATTCGACAGATTTTTTTCAGCAATTTCGTCTGGATGAAGTGGTTTGGGACATTGTGAGTCAGTGTCAGGAGGAATATCTGGCACAGATAGATGTAGATCTGCAAGTAAGAAATCCCGATGTACTGAATGTGAAAGGCAATGAAGTGCTGATCCAGTTGTCTATTCTGAATATTGTAGAAAATGCCATTAAATATTCCGGTAATAAACCGGTATTGATCCGGCTTGAGCAGGTGAATGAGCGATTAAACCTTTCTGTTATCGATCAGGGGATAGGTATCTCTGCTCATGATCTGCCTTTGATTATACAGACATTTTACAGAGGGAAGAATATCGGAGCGACCAAAGGCAGCGGTATCGGACTTTCACTGGCTTCTGTGATTTTCAAGCAACACAAAGTTGATTTTCATATCGAATCAAATTCGCAGGGAACAACTGTGCAGCTCCTGTTTCCGAGTATACTCTAA
- a CDS encoding TolC family protein, whose amino-acid sequence MKYLAAISVFITVSFQSFAQQDSVVVRSKEQIEQQFLSSNLELLAGKYKIEQSKAAILQAKLWPNPTFSISEVNLWKNNPVETMSPLIGSWGRNQQVALELEQLIETAGKRKKRVRLEQLNLKNQELEFEETLRNLKFDLRESVIELQKLQGQESLYQSQFELFRNLSEAFEKQWKQGNVSEMEYVRIHSEMLSFENELAEIRASKIDLIKKIKTYSNVKGPESILLANALQINTYIIPDLLRWKETALENRADFRMASNQLDISRQQLLIEKAERKPNVQLSLGYDRGGNVMPDFIGLGASIELPVFNRNQGNIRIAQLEIEKSTTELTQNKLMIVNEIDATVQRLVQLQRILEKLSGAFDKQLDLSLEKYTRNFQNRNISVMEFVDFVSSYLENKKNLIDRKEQYLKTIEELQYVIGKDI is encoded by the coding sequence GTGAAATATTTAGCAGCTATAAGCGTATTCATTACTGTTTCTTTTCAGAGTTTTGCGCAGCAGGACAGCGTTGTGGTTCGTTCCAAAGAGCAGATCGAACAACAGTTCCTTTCTTCCAATCTGGAACTGCTGGCAGGCAAGTATAAGATTGAACAGTCAAAAGCAGCCATCCTGCAGGCCAAACTGTGGCCCAATCCTACATTTTCAATTTCGGAAGTCAATCTCTGGAAAAATAATCCTGTGGAGACAATGTCTCCATTGATAGGGAGCTGGGGAAGAAATCAACAGGTAGCCTTAGAACTGGAACAACTTATCGAAACGGCGGGGAAACGTAAGAAGAGAGTAAGACTGGAGCAACTGAACCTTAAGAATCAGGAACTGGAATTTGAGGAAACATTGCGTAATCTGAAGTTCGACCTGCGGGAGTCGGTCATTGAATTACAGAAGTTGCAGGGTCAGGAATCACTGTATCAATCCCAGTTTGAACTGTTCCGTAATCTGTCTGAGGCTTTTGAGAAACAATGGAAACAGGGGAATGTAAGTGAAATGGAATATGTACGTATCCATTCGGAAATGCTGTCCTTTGAAAATGAACTGGCGGAAATCAGAGCCAGTAAGATTGACCTGATCAAAAAGATAAAGACCTATTCCAATGTAAAAGGACCGGAGTCTATCTTGCTGGCCAATGCCTTGCAGATCAATACGTACATTATTCCGGATTTATTGAGATGGAAAGAGACTGCATTGGAGAACAGAGCGGATTTCAGGATGGCGAGCAATCAGCTGGACATCAGCAGACAACAATTGTTAATAGAAAAAGCAGAGCGAAAGCCTAATGTGCAATTGAGTCTGGGATACGATCGCGGAGGAAATGTGATGCCGGACTTCATCGGTCTTGGTGCGAGCATTGAACTCCCTGTTTTTAACCGTAATCAGGGGAATATCCGTATTGCTCAACTGGAAATCGAAAAAAGTACTACAGAGCTTACCCAAAATAAACTGATGATCGTAAATGAAATCGATGCAACGGTACAACGGTTAGTTCAGTTGCAGCGGATTCTGGAAAAGCTGAGCGGTGCTTTTGACAAGCAACTGGATCTTTCCCTTGAGAAATATACCCGGAATTTTCAGAATCGTAATATTTCCGTAATGGAATTTGTGGATTTCGTGTCCTCTTATCTTGAAAATAAGAAAAACCTTATCGACCGTAAAGAACAATATTTAAAAACTATCGAAGAACTGCAATATGTTATCGGAAAAGATATTTAA
- a CDS encoding efflux RND transporter periplasmic adaptor subunit has protein sequence MKKIYYTPVLMALLLSFVSCGQGTDQTKEGEEDKQDKFCLNEEFKKKIALEPLAYRPVKEQISLTGSISYNEDDVVKFKSMLEGVVENVQFNLGQFVKRGQVLATVRSTSVNDMSNERQSLTNQIALARQKVSSTQSMFQDGLASARQVEEVRMELATLQSALQSLDANMNLYNATSHRGVFEIKAPKDGYIVEKNLNPGANINNEDQLFALSNLRQIWVMVNIYANNLQYVKNGATVAVKTLAYPDEIFTGKIQQISNVFDQDERVLKARVLLDNADLRLKPGMSADVIIDKSSLVGESLIAIPNHAIIFNNNQKYAVVYNGDCDLLVMPIKAVAENNEYTYVREGYKEGDQVITKNELIVFEELMK, from the coding sequence ATGAAAAAGATATATTATACTCCCGTATTAATGGCGCTGCTGCTGTCTTTTGTTTCCTGTGGACAAGGGACTGATCAAACAAAAGAAGGCGAAGAAGACAAACAGGATAAATTTTGTCTGAATGAAGAATTCAAAAAGAAAATAGCACTCGAACCTTTAGCTTACCGGCCTGTAAAAGAACAAATCTCGCTGACGGGAAGTATCAGCTATAATGAGGATGATGTGGTCAAATTTAAGAGTATGCTGGAAGGTGTAGTCGAGAATGTACAGTTCAATCTGGGACAATTTGTTAAGAGAGGGCAGGTGCTGGCTACTGTACGCAGTACGTCGGTGAACGATATGTCTAATGAAAGGCAAAGTCTGACAAATCAGATTGCACTGGCCAGACAGAAAGTCTCCTCTACGCAGAGTATGTTTCAGGATGGTCTGGCTTCTGCCCGTCAGGTAGAAGAAGTACGTATGGAACTGGCCACTCTGCAGTCGGCTCTGCAGAGCCTCGATGCCAATATGAATCTGTATAATGCGACCTCTCACAGAGGTGTTTTTGAGATCAAGGCTCCTAAAGATGGCTATATTGTAGAAAAAAACCTTAATCCGGGAGCTAATATTAATAACGAGGATCAGCTCTTTGCGCTCAGCAATCTCAGACAGATATGGGTAATGGTCAATATCTACGCAAATAACCTGCAGTATGTCAAAAACGGAGCTACAGTTGCTGTCAAGACATTGGCCTATCCGGATGAAATTTTCACAGGTAAGATTCAGCAGATCTCTAATGTGTTTGATCAGGATGAACGTGTCCTGAAAGCCAGAGTACTCCTGGATAATGCAGATTTGAGACTGAAGCCCGGCATGAGTGCGGATGTGATTATAGATAAATCATCTTTGGTAGGAGAGTCCCTGATCGCTATTCCCAATCATGCGATCATCTTTAACAATAATCAGAAATATGCTGTCGTGTATAATGGTGATTGTGATCTGTTGGTCATGCCGATTAAGGCCGTTGCCGAAAATAATGAATATACCTATGTACGCGAAGGGTACAAAGAAGGTGACCAGGTAATCACTAAGAACGAATTGATAGTATTTGAAGAGTTGATGAAATAA